AGATCGTGCCGCGGCACTGGCCGTCTCGTCGGTCGCGCTGATCGGCGGTGTCCTGCTCGTCCTCTGCGGCGAGCGGCTGTCCGTCCGGGGCTTCTACGGCCTGGTCTTCGCGACGCTCGCCCTGCTGGCGCTGCAGATGTCGTCCCAGCGCGGTCACGCGGAGGCAACCGCTGCCGCGCTGCTCCTGCCGCTGCTGTCGATGTTCGTACACGCGTTCTTCGACCGCCGCGCCACGCTGCTCGCCGACGCCGGGATCGTCGGGCTGATCGCGCTCGCCCAGTTCGCCTGGTCGGCGCTGCCGGTGGCGATCGCCGCGACGCTGGTCTGCGTCAACGGGGTCGTCGCTGCGGTCACCGGATGGCTGGTCCGCGCGGCGGCCGAGGCGGACATCGATTTGCTCACCGGGCTGCCGAACCGCCGCGGGCTGGTCCGCGCGCTGCGTGTCAAGCTCGCCGCCGACCGCGACGGCACGCCGCTGACGCTGGCCCTGCTCGACGTCGAACAGCTCGTCGACAGCGCCGCCCGCCGCGGCCCCGCGGCCGCCGACGACCTGCTGCGCGGGCTCGGCCAGACGTGGTCGGCCGAGGCCGGTCCGGCCGTGGTCGCCCGCTACGGCGACACCACGTTCGCGGTGCTGGTCACCGGCGGGGTCACCGCGACGACCGCGCTGCTGGAACGGCTCCGCGCCGCCGCGAGCACCGCGGGCGGCTTCCCGGTCGGCACCGCCGGACACTGCGCCGGCGACACGTCCGCCCTGCTCACCGGCCGCGCCGAGAGCGCGCTGTCGGAGGCACGGCGGACCGGCGGCAGCAGCACCGTGCACTACGAGGACACCGCGGGTGTGGCGTCCCAGCTCACTGCCGCACTGACCGCGGGCGAGTTCACCGTCGTCTACCAGCCGATCGTCGACGCGGCCGAAGGCCGCGTCACGGGCGCGGAGGCACTGGTCCGGTGGATCCGGCCCGGCCTCGGCCCCGTCCCCCCGAACGACTTCATTCCGGACGCCGAGCGCAGCGGATTCATCCGGGTGCTCGACCGCTGGGTCCTCCGGACCGCGTGCCAGGCGGCGGCGTCCTGGCCCCGCCACGTCGCCACGAAGGTCACCGTCAACGTCTCCGGCCAGGAGCTGGACCAGCCCGACTACTACGATCAGGTCGTCGCGGCGCTGGCCGACTCCGGGCTGCCCGCCGACCGCCTCGTCCTGGAGGTCACCGAGAGCACGCTGGACGCCGACTCCGCCGCGGCGCTTGACGTGCTGCGCCGCCTGCGGGCACTCGGGATCCGGATCGCGATCGACGACTTCGGCACCGGGTACTCGTCGCTGAGCCGGCTGCACCGCCTCCCGGCCGACATCCTCAAGATCGACCGGTCGTTCGTGGCCGTGCTGGGCCCCACCGACCAGGAGGCGCCGGTCATCGCCGCGATCACCGCGCTGGCCCGGACGCTCGGCCTGCGGACGGTCGCCGAAGGCGTCGAGGAGCCGCACCAGGCCGCGCTGCTGCGGCGGTACGGCTGCGACGAGATCCAGGGCTGGCTCTACGGCCGCCCGGGGGACCCCGAACTCATCGGTGCGGCGCTGGCCGGGCCGCGTACCCCGAACCACCTGCTGACGGGCAATCGATGACCGCCGCCGCACAGCCGACCGGGATCGCCCCGGAAGCGATCGTGCGCGTGCTGCGCTCCGATCGTGTGATCCGCCGGGCCGCGCTGCTCGGGCTCTGCTGGCTGGCCTGTTTCGCGGTGCTGACCTGGCGGAGCCAGGACGCCCCCGGGCTGGCGAAGTTCACCGCGAACATCGCCTACCTGGTGCCGGTGATCGTGGTCGCGGTCACCGGGTGCCGGGCGGCCTGGCGTCGCAGGCACGCCAACCGGATCGGCAGGGCGTGGGTGCTGTTCGCCTGCTCCGGCGTGCTGTGGCTGGCCGGCGAGGTGATGTGGAGCTACCGGGCGTACACCGCGCCGGACGATGAGACCTATCCGTCGCCGGCTGACGTCTTCTACATCCTGAGCGGCCTGCTGATCCCGATCGGCCTGCTGGTCGCGTTCCGCAGGGCCGGTGCCCCGCGGAGCCGGCGGATGCTGCTCGACGTCACGCTGGTGGCCCTCGGCCTGGCGACGCTGGGCTGGCAGGTGCTCGTCGCACCGCAGGTCGACGACAGCGACGGGTTCAGCCGCCTGATCACGGTCGCGTACCCGCTCACCGACATAGCGATCCTGGTGTGCCTGGTGTCGCTCGGGCTGTCCGGCCACGACCGGCTCCCGACGTCGGTGCGCCTGGTCGGCTGGGCCTACCTGGTCTGGGCCGTTGTCGACTGTGGCTACACCTACCAGACGATCAACGACAGCTACGGCGACACCAGCTGGCTGAACCTCGGTTACCAAGTGGGCGCGATCGTGCTGACGCTCGGCGGACTGGTCGCGCTGCGCTACCCGGAGAAGGAGGCGGTACCCGCGGTGATCGGCCGCGATCTCACGATCGTCCCGCTGCTGGTCGCCGCACTCGCCGCCTGGGCGGTGGTGGCCGCCCAGATCGCCGCGGCGGACATTCCGTTCGTGCCGGTGGTGGTCGCTGCCGTGATCGTCGCCGGGCTGCTGTACCGGCAGCTGCTGGTGACCCGGGACCGCACCCGGCTGGCCCGCGAACTGCGGGACGCGCTGGCCGAGCAGGCCCGGCTGGCGGTGACCGACCCGCTGACCGGCCTGCACAACCGGCGGTTCTTGCAGGACGCCCTCGACCGCGAGGTCGCTCGGGCCCGCCGCTCCGGGGCGCCGCTGAGCCTGGTCGTGCTGGACATCGACCACTTCAAACGGATCAACGACGCCTACGGGCACGCCGCGGGCGACGCCGCGCTGGTGCAGGCAGCCCAGCGTCTGGGTGCGGTGGCGCGGGCCGGTGACGTCATCGCCCGGCACGGCGGCGAGGAGTTCGCCTGGCTGCTGCCGGACACCCCGGAGCAGGGCGCGGCGGAACTCGCCGAGCGGCTGCGGGCGGCGCTGGCCGGTGCGCCGGTCGTCCTGCCGGAGACCGGTCCGGTCGAGATGAGCGGATCGCTGGGCGTGGCGACGCTGCGCGGCACCGACGACGCAACGGCTCTGATGCGGGACGCCGACCGCGCGCTGTACCGGGCGAAGGAACACGGCCGGAACCGGGTCGTCCTCGCGCCCGCCCAGCGGGTTCCGCTGTCCACCGCCGGATAGTCGGTCGAGCCGCCGGAGCGGGGTGTGGCACGCTCCGGCGCAGGGCGATCGTCCACCATCGGCCGGGCACCGGACGCCACCGCCGTCGACGTGGTGCGGGTGATCGCGCCGTCGGACGCGGCGCCGGCACCCGGCCGGGCCTCAGCCGATCCGGCCCACCCCACCGAACAGGTAGACGTCCGGGACGTCGAGCTCGTCCGCGTCGGGTCGCCAGCGAGAGCAGGACACGACGCCGGGCTCCAGCAGTTCCAGCCCGTCGAAGAAGCGCTCGAGCTCCACCCGGGTGCGGGCCCGGATCGGGGTGCCGCCCCGCTCGGTGGTCTCGCGCATCACCCGCAGCATCGGCTCACCGTGGATCTCGGCGGTGGAGTGGGTCAGCACCAGGTAGCTGCCCGGCGCGAGCTTCGACACCAGCCGGGCGACACCCGGGTACGCCTCGTCGTCGTCCATGATGTGGTTGACGACGCCCAGCAGCATCAGCGCGACCGGACGGCTGAAGTCCAGCGTCCGCTCCGCGGCGGCGAAGATCGCCTCGGGGTCGCGCAGGTCGGCCTCGACGTAGTCGCTCGCGCCCGCCGGCGAGCTGACCAGCAGCGCGCGGGCGTGGACCATCACCAGCGGGTCGTTGTCGACGTACACCACCCGGGCGGTCGGGTCGAGCGACTGCGCGACCTCGTGGGTGTTGTCCGCGGACGGCAAGCCGGTTCCGACGTCGAGGAACTGGGTGATCCCGGCGTCGCGAACCAGGTACCGCACGACGCGCTTGAGGAACGCGCGCTCGGCCCGCGCGCCGAGCGGGATGTCGGGGATGTGGGCCAGCACCTCGTCACCGGCCGCGCGGTCGGCGGCGAAGTGGTCCTTGCCGCCGAGCCAGTAGTTCCAGATTCTCGCGGAGTGCGGAACGCTGATGTCGATCTTCGTGTCGGCGGGGAGGCCGGTCTCCTCGGTCATAGAACGCAACTCCGCTTCCTCTGACAACGGTGCGTGCCAACTCCGATCACGGCCATTGAACCGCGCCGGTTCGACTCGCGCGCGTGCGGGGCCGCACGGGTCCCCAGTATGTCCACATGCGACAGCACGGTCGGAGAGCGGGGTGGCGGGTAGGTCTCGGCTGCGGACTATGCTTGTCCGCACAACCTGACGAGAAGGCGGCTGGTGAATACACCGCAGTCGAACGGTGGGCCGATCGCGCACCGCATCCAGGTCGGTGCGCAGCTACGACAACTGCGGGAAGCGCGGGGGCTGACCCGCGCCGAGGCGGGCTGGGCGATCCGCGGCTCCGAGTCGAAGATCAGCCGGATCGAGCTGGGCCGGGTCGGCTTCAAGGAGCGGGACGTCGTCGACCTGCTCCGCCTGTACGGTGTGGAGCCCGGGGAGGAGCACTCCCGCCTGCTCGCGCAGGTCCGTGAGGCCAACGCGCCCGGCTGGTGGCAGGGGTACTCCGATGTGCTCGCGCCCTGGTTCCAGAACTACCTCGACCTGGAGCAGGCGGCCGAGCTGATCCGGACCTACGAGGTCCAGTTCGTACCGGGGCTGCTGCAGACCGAGGCGTACGCCCGCGCGGTGATCAACCTGGGGCACGGCTCGCGGGCGCGGGACGAGATCGACCGCCGTGTGGAGCTGCGGATGGCCCGCGCGACGGTCCTCACCCGGCCCGAGCCGCCGCGGCTGTGGGCGGTGCTGGACGAAGCGGTGCTGCGGCGGCCGATCGGCGGGGCCGACATCCTGCGCGGGCAGATCGAGGCGCTGCTGGCGGCGACCGACCTGCCGAACGTCCGCCTGCAGGTCATTCCGTTCCGCGCGGGCGGTCACCCGGCGTCCGGCGGGGCCTTCAGCATCCTGCGCTTTCCGCACCCGGACATGTCCGACGTCGTCTATCTCGAGTACCTCACCAGCGCGCTCTACCTGGACAAGGAAGAGGACGTCGACCTGTACGCGGCGGCGATCGGCCAGCTGTTCATCGAGGCCGAACCGCCGCAGCGGACGCCGGACCTGCTCCGCGCCGCCCTCCGCGACCTGGCGCGCTAACCGGCGGTCAGTTCGCCGAGCCGCCGGTCGCCAGCCGCATCAGGTCCGAGTCGAGGTTGATCGACACCTCGGTCCCGCCCGCGCTGCCGAACTCGTGCTGGTAGCTATGCCAGGACTCGCCCCGGATCTCCTGCGCGAACCCGCTCTCCATCAGCACGACGAGCTCCAGCGCCGCGCGGTCGACGCGCTTGTTCAACGCCGGGTCGTTCCAGTCCTCGGTGGATGCGAACAGCGAGGTCGGCACCGCCACGGTCCGCAGGTAGGCGAAGAGCGACCGCAGCTGGTCGTCGACGACGAGCGCGTGGCGGGCGGTACCCGCGGTGGCGGCCAGCACGACCGGCTTCGCGATCAGCAGGTCGTTGTCGAGCACCTGGAAGAACGACGTGAACAGGCCGCTAGCGCCCGCCTTGTAGACCGGCGTGCTGGCGACGATGCCGTCCGCCTCGCCGAGCGCGGTGATCGCGGCTCGGAGCTTCGGCCCGATCAGCTGGGAGATCATCGCGGTCGTGATCTCGGTGGCGAGCTGACGCAGGTCGACGACCTGGACGGCCACCGTGTGGCCGCGCCGGCCGGTGAGCGCGCTGACGCGCTCCGCGGTGCGGTCGGCCAGCAGCCGGGTGGACGACGGGTCGCTGGTGCCCGCGGTGACGACGACGAGCGAAAGGTTCTTACTCATGTCCGAGCTTCCTGCCGATGGTCTCGAGTTGGTGCAGTTCATCCGGGGTGAGTCGCTCGCGCAGGGCCCGGCTGACGCCGCGGGCGTGCGCCCGTCCGACCCGGCGCTGGAGGTCCCGGCCGGCCATGGTGAGCGAGAGCCGGACCCCGCGGCCGTCCGCGGGATCCGGGCAGCGCTCGACGTACCCGCGCTCGACCAGGCGGTCCACGAGGCGGGAGAGCGCCGGCTGGCTAAGCAGCACGTGCCGGGACAGTTCGCCGATGCGCTGCGGCCCGGGGCACTTGGACAGCGTGTAGAGCACGTCGTACTCGCGCATGGAGAGGCCCTGCCAGACGTCCTCGGCCGCGAATTGCTTCATCAGCCGGGCGTGGGCTTCGAGCAGGGCCTCCCATGCCCCGTTGGCGGTCATTAGCCGGCCTGGACCGCGTCGGTGTCCTGGTACGGCGAGCCACCGGTGACGTTGTCGCCGCGGTTCGCGTTCGGCCGCGGCTGGCGGACCGGGCCGTCGCCGTACTTGGCCTTCACCAGGCTCTGGTGGGTCGGGGCCTCGGGCACCTCCGGGTCGCGCTTGGCGGCCAGCTCCTTGCGCAGCACCGGCACGACCTCGCCGCCGAGCAGCTCTAGCTGGTTCAGCACCATCTTCAGCGGCAGGCCGGCGTGGTCGATCAGGAAGAGCTGGCGCTGGTAGTCACCGAAGTGCTCGCGGAACGTCAGCGTCTTGTCGATGACCTCCTGCGGGCTACCGACGGTGAGCGGCGTCTGGTCCGCGAAGTCCTCCATCGTCGGGCCGTTGCCGTAGACCGGGGCCTCGTTGAAGTACGGACGGAACTCCTTGACCGCCTGCTGCGACCGCTTCGCGATGTACGCCTGGCCACCGAGGCCGACGATCGCCTGCTTCTCGGAGCCGTGGCCGTAGTGCGCGTAGCGCTGGCGGTAGAACGTGATCAGCCGCATGTAGTGCTCCTTCGGCCAGAAGATGTGGTTGGCGAAGAAGCCGTCCCCGTAGTAAGCGGCCTGCTCGGCGATCTCGGGGCTGCGGATCGACCCGTGCCAGACGAACGGCGGCACGTCGTCGAGCGGGCGCGGCGTGGACGTGAAGCCCTGCAGCGGCGTCCGGAACTTGCCCTCCCAGTCCACGACGTCCTCACGCCACAGCCGGTGGAGCAGGTTGTAGTTCTCCAGACCCAGCGGCAGGCTCTGGCGGATGTCCTGGCCGAACCAGGGATACACCGGTGCGGTGTTGCCGCGCCCGAGCATCAGGTCCATCCGGCCCTTCGACAGGTGCTGCAGCATCGCGTACTCCTCGGCGATGCGCACCGGGTCGTTGGTCGTGATCAGCGTCGTCGACGTAGTGACGATCAGCCTCTCGGTGAGCGCGGCGATGTGCGCGAGCAGCGTCGTCGGCGCGGAGGAGAAGAAGGGCGGGTTGTGGTGCTCGCCGATCGCGAAGACGTCGAGCCCGACCTCCTCGGTCTTCTTGGCGATCTGCACGATCGCGTCGATCCGCTCGGCCTCGCTCGGCGTCTCACCGGAAACCGGGTCGCGCGTGATGTCGCTGACCGAGAACACCCCGAACTGCATGGCCGTCTCCCTATGCTCACTTACCGTAACCTCTATGCGTTTGCATGCACCACAACCCTACGGGCGGAAGAGGCATTCCCTGAGCCGTTGAGACCTGGGCCACGGGGGGCAAGCAGGAGCGGGCGCGTTCGGGCGACCTATGGCCTGCCTGAACGCGCCCGCTCGCGGGTGATAGGGCTCAGCGCAGGTTGCGCTGGCGGACCTCCCAGTCGGCGTCCCGGCAGAGGCCGCACGCCGCGCCGACGAACTGCGCCGCAGCGGTCTGGCTGCCCTTGAGCTGCCAGTCCAGCCACGCGGTGCCGACGATCGCGAACTCGCCGCCGTTCGGCTGGCCGTACGTGCCGAAGTGTCCGGCGCCGTTCAGCGCGCCGAAGAACGCCGGGGTGGCCGCGGGCAGCTTGCCGAAGTCGTCCACCGCGTTCGCGTACGCGATGTCGCTCGGACCGCCGTTGATGTAGGCCACCGGCCGGGTGAGGTTACGCAACCCCAGCTTCGCGCCGGTGCCGAACAGCCCGCTGTTCCAGACGACGGTCGTGGTGATCCGGCGGTCGCCGGAGACCTCGATCGCCTCCAGCCCGCCGCACGACTGGCCCATCACGGCGATCTTCGTCGTGTCGAGCTTGCCGCGGTACTTGCTGCCCAGCCGGCTGTTCTCCCGGATCGCCCAGTCGATGCTCTGGGTGAGCCAGGAGGCCTGCGTCTGGCCGCTGCCGCCGGGGAGACCGTTCGCGACGACGAGGTACCCGCGCGACGCGATCTCGGACAGGAAGTTCTCGAACCACGTGCCGTCGGCCCGGCACGCTCCGTTGCCCCAGACGACGATCGGCAGCCGCGGCGCGGTGGTCAGGTCGGCCGGGCGGTAGATCGTGTGGTTGCGCAGCGTGGCGTCGGTCTCGTACCGGGCGGGGTACGGGCCGGAGCCGGTGGCCGCTGCGCTCGGGGCCGGCGCGAACCCGGCGCCGGTGAACACGGCGACGGTGAGGGCCGCGACGGCGACGAGTAATCGCCGGGGGAGTCGGGACGCTCTCATGGGACCTCCTCTGGTCGCGATCGTCATCGGACAGTTGCCGTGACGATCGGCGCTGATGGCAATCGCATCGTCCGCCGCGACGGCCGGAGAATCGTCGCCGGTCCTGACAAATGGGCAATTCTGCCGATGCCGCTACCCACCCGGACTCATGTCCTCGAGCACGTTCACGGCCGGGTGGTTCTGGTTATCCCCGGAACAGGTGCTGTCGTCCCCCGGGGAGTCGATGTGAGCGCGTACTTATTGGCTGTAGTCCTGCTCGGCTACGCGGGCTTCCAGGTGGCCCGGCGGGCGTACGACTCGCGGGTCGTGCCGCACTGGACCACCGCGGCGGCCGCCGGAACCGGGGCGCTGCTGCTGGAGGGGTACGCGCTCACCGCCGTCCTCGGCAGCAGCCTGGATTGGACCTACCAGGTGATCACGTTCGTCCTGTTCGCGCTGATCGCCCCGACGACGATCGCCTGGGCCATCGTCGGGTCGCTCTGGCTGCGGCACCGGGCGCGGGAGGCGGCGCCGGGCGGTGCGCACCGGCGTACCGCGGAGTCGCTGATGAACGCGCCGACCCAGCGAATGCGCCACATCTGACGTCACCCGCCACCCCGTAGGCTCCCGAGGGCGGACCGGACCGGGGAAGGGCGTGCGTGGAGCTCTCGACGCTCGGCCAGGCGGCGGGCATGTTCGCCGCGACCAACGTCGACGACCTGCTCGTCCTCGCGGTGTTCTTCGGGCGGGCCGCCGGCCGCCGGGGCGGCGTCCGGGGGGTCGTGGCCGGGCAGTACCTCGGCTTCCTGGGCATTCTCGCGGTGGCGGTGGTCGGGTCGCTCGGCGCAGGCCTGCTTCCGGACGCGGTGGTCCCGTACCTGGGCCTGTACGCGGCGGTGTTCCTGGTCGGCGTCGGGGTGTGGTGCGCCGCGGGATGGTTCCTGGCCACCCGGCCGCTGGTGGCCGCCGCGCTGGCCCGCTGGGGCCACGTCGTCCTGCCGGTCGTGCTGATCGGCATCGGGCTGGTGATCCTGATCGAGGGCGGCGCGTTCGGGCTCTAGAACGAGGACTCACGGGCTTCGGCGGCGCCCACGAGGTGCGGCCACACCCGTGCCGCGAGCTGCTCGGGAGTGTCCGGCGTCTCGTGCCGCAACCAGTCGACGACGATGCCCACGATCGCGCCCGCGATCAGCGCGTACGTCGGGTCGTCGGGCGGGGTGCCCGGCGCACCGGTGACGCGCGGCGTGATCTGCGCGGCGAACCGCAGGTTCGCACGGGTGGCGGCCCGCAGCCGGTGCACGAGGTGGTTGATCACCCGGGCGCTGCCGTCCGGCCCGAGCAGCGAGCGGTAGAGCGGCGCGTGCGTGGCGAAGTGCGAGAACACCGGGACCAGCGGGTTGTCCGGCGGGTCGGGCTTCTCCACCAGCCCCGGATCGGCCATCGGCAGGCCCTCGACCAGCTGGTCGAACAGCAGGGTGCACGCCGAGGCCGCCAGGTCGTGCACGTCCACGTAGTGCTCGTAGAACGTCGAGCGGCTGAGCCCGGCCTGCTTGGTGATGTCGGAGACCGAGATCTGCGCGAGGTCCTGCTCGGCGACGAGGTCCAGGAGCGCCCGTTCGAGCGCCTGCCGCGAGCGCCGTGCCCGGGGATCCTTGGGCGGCGTAGGCCCACCGCTGCTCGACACGCTGCTCCTCGTCCCGGCCGATCCGTCCCGGCCGACCCGCTCCGCGCCGATGGTACGCCGAGCGGATCGGGCCCGGCCGGGGAGGATTGAACGGCTTACTCGTCCGTCAGCTGCAGCGCCGCGGTCGGGCACCCGACGACGGCCGCGCGGGCGGCGTCCACCTCACCGGGCGGAACGTCGTCGACGAGGACCACCAGCCCGCCGTCGTCGTCGATCTCGAACAGCTCCGGTGCCGCGGCCTCGCAGAGGCCGAGACCGGTGCACTTCGCGAAGTCCACGAGGATTTTCACGGTCACCCTCACCGAATCCGGAGCGGGAGCTTCTCCCAGCCGCGGACCGTCGAGGTCGAGGAGAGCCGGGCGTTCGCCAGATCGACGTCCCAGGTGGGGAACCGCTTCAGCAGTTCCTCCAGCGCGACCCGGCCCTCCAGCCGGGCGAGCGCGTTGCCCAGGCAGAAGTGGATGCCGCCGCCGAAGGCCATGTGCTGGACGTCTCGGCGGTGGATGTCGAACGTCTCCGGGTCGGGAAATCGCTCCGGGTCCCGGTTGGCCCCGGCGATGATCGCCATCATGATGCTGCCCTGCGGGACGGTGGTGCCGTGCACCTCGACGTCCCGGGTGACGTACCGGCACATGAAGTGACCCGGCGCCTCCATCCGCAGGATCTCCTCGATCGCACCGGGGATCAGCGTGGGGTCGGCGACCAGCTCCGCCCGCTGGCCGGGGTTCTCGGCGAGCAGCTTGGCGGTCCAGCCGATCAGCCGGCCGGTGGTCTCGTTGCCCGCGCCGGCCAGCACGGTCACGTAGAGCACGACCTCCTGCCGGGTGAGCTTGCGGACCGTGCCGGTCTCGTCTTCGAACTCGACCTGCAGGAGCTGGCTGATGATGTCGTCGGACAGGTTTTCCGCACGCCAGTCGACGTACTGCGCGAACGCCTCGCCGTCGAGCAGCGTCTGGTCGGCGCTCATCGGTGCGCCCGCCTCGGTGCGCAGCGATTCGTCCACCGCGTCCCGGACCGCCTCCTGCTCGGCCTCCGGGATGCCGAGCAGCATCCCGATCGCCCGCATCGGGACCTGGGCGCCGAGCTCGGCGATGATGTCGAACTCCGACGCGCCGACGAGCGGGTCGAGCGACCGCACGCAGAAGTCACGGATCTGCGGTTCGAGGGCGATGATCCGCTTCGGCGTGAAGATCCGGGACAGCAGGCGCCGGTGTAATGGGTGGACCGGCGGGTCCTCGAAGATCAGGACGCCGGACGGCACCTCCATGTCGGCCTGGATCAGCTCCAGGATGTCGCCCTTCGCGCTGCTGTACGTCTCGTGGTCCTGCAGCACCGCCGAGACGTCCGCGAACCGGCTCACCGCGTAGAAGCCGATCTCGGCGTTGTGGTAGAGCGGCGCCTCCTCGCGGAGCCGGCGGTACACCGGATACGGGTCGCTCACGATGTCTTGGTCGTAGGGGCTGAAGTGCACCTCGCCCGTGGCGGTCGCGGTCACGAAGTCTCCCGGTTTCTCCGACAACTGTCGGAGAACACGATGACAGGACTCATCGGTGACCGCAATAGGTTCGATTTGGACATCCCGGTCGGCGAAAAGGGCGGCCCGCGGTGGCGGGCCGCCCCTCGTTCAGGCCGGTTCCGGACGCGCGAGCACCAGCAGCACCGCGATCAACGTCAGGACGACGCCGGTCGCCGCGGCGGTGAGACCGTGCTGCGGGTGCTGATCGGTGAGGTTCCGCCGCTGACCGTGCGGGCGATGCTCGCCGCGGTGCTGGTCGCGACCGGCGGGCCGGACGGGGGTGTCGTGACCGCGGACCTGCCCCTCGACGTGCTGCCGGACGCGTGACGGTGTTCACTGTGCGGACGATTGTCCGCTAGCCGCCGCGCGTGACTGCGGCGGTGCGCGGCGGCAGGTGTGAGACGGTAGGTGTGCGCCGGACACCACGGTCCGGTGGACAGGTGTCCGGAGGAACGACGAGATGGCGAACCGTGGAACCGGGCCGGACTTCGTCGAGGCCCTCGCCCGAGGGCTGGACGTGCTGGCGTGTTTCGACGCGCGGCGGCCGGTGATGTCGCTGAGCGAGGTGGCGGCCGCGACCGACCTGGCCCGTCCGACCGCGCGCCGGCTGCTGCTGACGCTGGAGGAGATGGGGTACGTCCGCACGGCCGAGGGCGGCGGGTTCGCGCTCACGCCGAAGGTGCTCTCGCTGGGCATGGCGTACGTCAGCTCGCAGGGGCTGTGGGACATCGCCCGGCCGCACCTGGAGCGTCTGGTCGCCGCGACCGGGGAGTCCTCGTCGATGGCGCAGCTCGACGGCTCGGACATCGTCTACGTCGCCCGGGTGTCGGTGCCGAAGATCATCACGCTGCGGGTGGACATCGGCACCCGGTTCCCGGCGGCGCAGACCTCGCAGGGCAAGGTGCTGCTGGCCGGGCTTCCGCCCGCCGAGGTGGAGCACGTGCTGGCGGAGCCCAGCCGGGCGGGGTTGCCGCCGTACACCGGACGCGACGCCGGGGACTTCGCGGCGGAGCTGACCGAGGTGCGGGCGCGGGGTTGGGCGCTGGCCGACGAGGAGCTGGCGCCGGGGGTGCGGTCGGTGGCCGCGCCGGTACGCGACGGTTCGGGACGGGTCCGCGCGGCGATGAACGTGACCGTGCACGCGGCCGAGACGCCGCTGGAGACGCTGCTCGACGTGCACCTGCCACGGCTGTTGCGAGCGGCCGGGGACGTGAGCGCGGAGTGGGCGCTCTGGCAGTCCCGCCCGCACGTCGAGGTTAATCGCTCACAGACGGCGTGAGCGCCGTTCTTGACAGGGCGGAGCGGCGCGCGCAGAGTAGCGGACAAGTGTCCGTATAGCGGTTAGGGGTGGTCGAGTGGCCGCACAGCAACCGAGTGGGCCCCTCGCGGGCGTCGTCGTCGCGGACTTCTCGCGGGTGCTGGCCGGGCCGTACGCGACGATGCTGCTCGCGGACCTCGGAGCCGAGGTGATCAAGGTCGAGGGGCCCGGCGGCGACGACACCCGCGGCTGGGTGCCGCCGACCCGGGGTGACGTCGGCACGTACTTCCTGGCGGTGAACCGCAACAAGCGGTCGATCGCGCTGGACCTGAAGGACCCGTCCGACCGCGAGGTGGCGCACGCGCTGTCGGCGCGGGCGGACGTGTTCATCCAGAACTTCAAACCGGGCGGGTTGGCGCGCTTCGGGCTGGACTACGACGCGGTCCGCGGCCGTAATCCCCGGACGATCTACTGCTCGATCAGCGGTTTCGGCGCCGGCGGTGGTGCGGCGCTGCCCGGTTATGACTTGCTGGTGCAGGGGATGTCCGGGTTGATGAGCCTGACCGGCGCGCCGGACGGCCCGCCGTTCCGCGCCGGGATCTCGGTGTTCGACGTGATGACCGGCCTGCAGTCGGTGATCGGGATCCTCGCCGCGCTGCACCACCGGGACCTGACCGGCGAGGGCCAGCACGTCGAAACGAACCTGCTGTCGACCGCGCTGTCCACGTTGGTGAACCAGACCTCGGCGTACGTGGCCGGGGGAGTGGTGCCGACCCGGATGGGCAACGCGCACCTGAGCCTGTTCCCGTACGAGCCGCTGCCGACCGGCGATGGCGAGCTGATCGTCGTCGCGGGCAACAACGGGCAGTTCCGGCGGCTGGCCGAGGTGCTCGGGCATCCGGAGTGGGCGGACGACGACCGGTTCGACACGGTCGGCAAGCGCAACGACAACCGCGAG
The sequence above is a segment of the Cryptosporangium aurantiacum genome. Coding sequences within it:
- a CDS encoding CE1759 family FMN reductase; protein product: MSKNLSLVVVTAGTSDPSSTRLLADRTAERVSALTGRRGHTVAVQVVDLRQLATEITTAMISQLIGPKLRAAITALGEADGIVASTPVYKAGASGLFTSFFQVLDNDLLIAKPVVLAATAGTARHALVVDDQLRSLFAYLRTVAVPTSLFASTEDWNDPALNKRVDRAALELVVLMESGFAQEIRGESWHSYQHEFGSAGGTEVSINLDSDLMRLATGGSAN
- a CDS encoding GGDEF domain-containing protein; the protein is MTAAAQPTGIAPEAIVRVLRSDRVIRRAALLGLCWLACFAVLTWRSQDAPGLAKFTANIAYLVPVIVVAVTGCRAAWRRRHANRIGRAWVLFACSGVLWLAGEVMWSYRAYTAPDDETYPSPADVFYILSGLLIPIGLLVAFRRAGAPRSRRMLLDVTLVALGLATLGWQVLVAPQVDDSDGFSRLITVAYPLTDIAILVCLVSLGLSGHDRLPTSVRLVGWAYLVWAVVDCGYTYQTINDSYGDTSWLNLGYQVGAIVLTLGGLVALRYPEKEAVPAVIGRDLTIVPLLVAALAAWAVVAAQIAAADIPFVPVVVAAVIVAGLLYRQLLVTRDRTRLARELRDALAEQARLAVTDPLTGLHNRRFLQDALDREVARARRSGAPLSLVVLDIDHFKRINDAYGHAAGDAALVQAAQRLGAVARAGDVIARHGGEEFAWLLPDTPEQGAAELAERLRAALAGAPVVLPETGPVEMSGSLGVATLRGTDDATALMRDADRALYRAKEHGRNRVVLAPAQRVPLSTAG
- a CDS encoding SAM-dependent methyltransferase, coding for MTEETGLPADTKIDISVPHSARIWNYWLGGKDHFAADRAAGDEVLAHIPDIPLGARAERAFLKRVVRYLVRDAGITQFLDVGTGLPSADNTHEVAQSLDPTARVVYVDNDPLVMVHARALLVSSPAGASDYVEADLRDPEAIFAAAERTLDFSRPVALMLLGVVNHIMDDDEAYPGVARLVSKLAPGSYLVLTHSTAEIHGEPMLRVMRETTERGGTPIRARTRVELERFFDGLELLEPGVVSCSRWRPDADELDVPDVYLFGGVGRIG
- a CDS encoding helix-turn-helix domain-containing protein; amino-acid sequence: MVNTPQSNGGPIAHRIQVGAQLRQLREARGLTRAEAGWAIRGSESKISRIELGRVGFKERDVVDLLRLYGVEPGEEHSRLLAQVREANAPGWWQGYSDVLAPWFQNYLDLEQAAELIRTYEVQFVPGLLQTEAYARAVINLGHGSRARDEIDRRVELRMARATVLTRPEPPRLWAVLDEAVLRRPIGGADILRGQIEALLAATDLPNVRLQVIPFRAGGHPASGGAFSILRFPHPDMSDVVYLEYLTSALYLDKEEDVDLYAAAIGQLFIEAEPPQRTPDLLRAALRDLAR
- a CDS encoding putative bifunctional diguanylate cyclase/phosphodiesterase gives rise to the protein MRVRFGPHPSVIASRRAMARLAAVCYLTGGLVGFLTAWLVPAWEDRAAALAVSSVALIGGVLLVLCGERLSVRGFYGLVFATLALLALQMSSQRGHAEATAAALLLPLLSMFVHAFFDRRATLLADAGIVGLIALAQFAWSALPVAIAATLVCVNGVVAAVTGWLVRAAAEADIDLLTGLPNRRGLVRALRVKLAADRDGTPLTLALLDVEQLVDSAARRGPAAADDLLRGLGQTWSAEAGPAVVARYGDTTFAVLVTGGVTATTALLERLRAAASTAGGFPVGTAGHCAGDTSALLTGRAESALSEARRTGGSSTVHYEDTAGVASQLTAALTAGEFTVVYQPIVDAAEGRVTGAEALVRWIRPGLGPVPPNDFIPDAERSGFIRVLDRWVLRTACQAAASWPRHVATKVTVNVSGQELDQPDYYDQVVAALADSGLPADRLVLEVTESTLDADSAAALDVLRRLRALGIRIAIDDFGTGYSSLSRLHRLPADILKIDRSFVAVLGPTDQEAPVIAAITALARTLGLRTVAEGVEEPHQAALLRRYGCDEIQGWLYGRPGDPELIGAALAGPRTPNHLLTGNR